One Eubalaena glacialis isolate mEubGla1 chromosome 11, mEubGla1.1.hap2.+ XY, whole genome shotgun sequence DNA segment encodes these proteins:
- the ANKRD52 gene encoding serine/threonine-protein phosphatase 6 regulatory ankyrin repeat subunit C isoform X2 — translation MGILSITDQPPLVQAIFSRDVEEVRSLLSQKENINVLDQERRTPLHAAAYVGDVPILQLLLMSGANVNAKDTLWLTPLHRAAASRNEKVLGLLLAHSADVNARDKLWQTPLHVAAANRATKCAEALAPLLSSLNVADRSGRSALHHAVHSGHLETVNLLLSKGASLNVCDKKERQPLHWAAFLGHLEVLKLLVARGADLGCKDRKGYGLLHTAAASGQIEVVKYLLRMGAEIDEPNAFGNTALHIACYLGQDAVAIELVNAGANVNQPNDKGFTPLHVAAVSTNGALCLELLVNNGADVNYQSKEGKSPLHMAAIHGRFTRSQILIQNGSEIDCADKFGNTPLHVAARYGHELLISTLMTNGADTARRGIHDMFPLHLAVLFGFSDCCRKLLSSGQLYSIVSSLSNEHVLSAGFDINTPDNLGRTCLHAAASGGNVECLNLLLSSGADLRRRDKFGRTPLHYAAANGSYQCAVTLVTAGAGVNEADCKGCSPLHYAAASDTYRRAEPHSPSSHDAEEDEPLKESRRKEAFFCLEFLLDNGADPSLRDRQGYTAVHYAAAYGNRQNLELAYNGHCEALKTLAETLVNLDVRDHKGRTALFLATERGSTECVEVLTAHGASALIKERKRKWTPLHAAAASGHTDSLHLLIDSGERADITDVMDAYGQTPLMLAIMNGHVDCVHLLLEKGSTADAADLRGRTALHRGAVTGCEDCLAALLDHDAFVLCRDFKGRTPIHLASACGHTAVLRTLLQAALSTDPLDTGVDYSGYSPMHWASYTGHEDCLELLLEHSPFSYLEGNPFTPLHCAVINNQDSTTEMLLGALGAKIVNSRDAKGRTPLHAAAFADNVSGLRMLLQHQAEVNATDHTGRTALMTAAENGQTAAVEFLLYQGKADLTVLDENKNTALHLACSKGHEKCALMILAETQDLGLINATNSALQMPLHIAARNGLASVVQALLSRGATVLAVDEEGHTPALACAPNKDVADCLALILSTMKPFPPKDAVSPFSFSLLKNCGIAAAKTMDASCTLQAPPPHTCFEPSSCHILVFYAVLVQVQLS, via the exons AAGGTGCTGGGACTGCTGCTGGCACATTCAGCAGATGTGAATGCCCGGGACAAGTTGTGGCAGACACCGTTGCATGTGGCTGCCGCCAACCGGGCCACCAAGTGTGCTGAGGCTCTGGCACCATTATTGAGCAGCCTCAACGTGGCTGACAGGAGCGGGCGCAGTGCCCTGCACCACGCAGTGCATAGTGGGCATCTGGAG ACGGTGAACCTGCTTCTCAGTAAGGGAGCCAGCCTGAATGTCTGTGACAAAAAGGAGCGGCAGCCTCTGCACTGGGCGGCTTTTCTCG GGCATTTGGAGGTCCTGAAACTGCTGGTGGCACGGGGAGCAGACCTTGGCTGCAAGGACCGCAAGGGCTATGGGCTGCTCCATACAGCTGCTGCCAGTGGCCAGATTGAAGTGGTGAAGTACCTGCTACGGATGGGGGCTGAG ATTGATGAGCCCAACGCTTTTGGAAACACAGCTTTGCACATCGCCTGCTACCTGGGCCAGGATGCTGTGGCTATCGAGCTGGTGAACGCAGGAGCCAATGTCAACCAGCCAAATGACAAGGGCTTCACACCACTGCATGTGGCTGCGGTCTCCACCAATGGCGCGCTCTGCTTGGAGCTGTTGGTCAATAACGGGGCTGATGTCAACTACCAG AGCAAAGAAGGGAAAAGTCCTCTGCACATGGCTGCCATCCATGGCCGTTTCACCCGCTCCCAGATCCTCATCCAGAATG GCAGCGAGATTGATTGTGCCGACAAATTTGGGAACACGCCACTGCACGTGGCCGCTCGCTACGGACACGAGCTGCTCATCAGCACCCTCATGACCAACGGCGCGGATACCGCCCG gcGTGGCATCCACGACATGTTCCCCTTGCACTTAGCTGTTCTCTTTGGATTCTCTGACTGTTGTCGTAAGCTTCTTTCCTCAG GTCAGCTGTACAGCATTGTATCCTCACTCAGCAATGAGCACGTGCTTTCAGCTGGGTTTGACATCAATACACCTGACAACCTTGGCCGTACCTGTCTTCATGCTGCTGCTTCTGGAGG GAATGTTGAATGTCTTAATTTGCTGTTGAGCAGTGGAGCTGACTTGAGGAGGAGAGACAAATTTGGAAG GACCCCACTGCACTATGCAGCCGCCAATGGCAGCTACCAGTGCGCCGTCACACTGGTGACCGCTGGGGCAGGCGTCAACGAGGCCGACTGTAAAGGCTGCTCTCCCCTCCATTATGCTGCCGCCTCTGACACCTACAGGAG GGCGGAGCCCCACTCACCTTCCAGCCACGATGCTGAAGAGGACGAGCCACTGAAGGAGTCCCGCAGGAAGGAGGCCTTCTT CTGTTTGGAATTCTTACTGGATAACGGTGCAGACCCCTCCCTGCGGGACAGGCAGGGCTACACAGCCGTGCACTATGCAGCCGCCTATGGCAATAGACAGAACCTCGAACTG GCCTACAACGGTCACTGTGAAGCCCTGAAGACACTGGCCGAGACGCTGGTGAATCTGGATGTAAGGGACCACAAGGGCCGGACCGCGCTCTTCCTGGCCACTGAGCGAGGCTCCACTGAGTGTGTGGAGGTGCTAACGGCCCATGGCGCCTCTGCCCTCATCAAGGAGCGCAAGCGCAAGTGGACACCCCTGCACGCTGCTG CTGCCTCTGGCCACACTGATTCCCTGCACTTGCTGATCGACAGTGGGGAAAGAGCTGACATCACGGATGTCATGGATGCCTATGGACA AACCCCACTGATGCTGGCCATCATGAATGGCCACGTGGACTGTGTACATCTGCTGCTAGAGAAAGGATCCACAGCTGATGCTGCTGACCTCCGGGGCCGCACTGCCCTCCACCGTGGG GCAGTGACTGGCTGTGAGGACTGCCTGGCTGCCCTGCTGGACCACGATGCGTTTGTGCTGTGCCGAGACTTCAAGGGCCGCACACCCATTCATCTGGCCTCGGCCTGTGGCCACACTGCAGTACTGCGGACCCTGCTGCAGGCTGCCCTTTCCACAGACCCCCTGGATACCGGGGTGGATTACAGCGGATACTCGCCCATGCACTGGGCCTCCTACACTG GACATGAAGATTGTCTGGAGTTGTTACTTGAACACAGCCCGTTTTCATACCTGGAAGGAAACCCCTTCACTCCTTTGCACTGTGCAGT aATTAATAACCAGGACAGCACCACAGAGATGCTGCTGGGAGCTCTGGGTGCCAAGATTGTGAACAGCCGAGATGCCAAAGGACG GACCCCTCTTCACGCCGCTGCCTTCGCGGACAACGTCTCTGGGCTCCGGATGCTGCTGCAGCATCAAGCCGAGGTGAACGCCACTGACCACACTGGCCGCACTGCGCTCATGACGGCGGCTGAGAATGGGCAGACCGCTGCTGTGG aatttctgctgtaTCAAGGGAAGGCAGACCTTACTGTGCTGGATGAGAACAAGAACACTGCCCTCCACTTGGCCTGTAGCAAG GGCCACGAGAAATGTGCCCTCATGATCCTGGCAGAAACCCAAGACCTTGGCCTTATCAATGCTACCAACAGTGCGCTGCAGAT GCCCCTACACATTGCCGCCCGGAATGGTCTAGCTTCTGTGGTGCAGGCCCTGCTGAGTCGTGGGGCCACAGTGCTGGCTGTGGATGAAGAAG GTCACACCCCGGCATTGGCCTGCGCCCCCAACAAAGATGTGGCAGACTGCCTGGCCTTGATCCTTTCCACCATGAAGCCTTTCCCACCCAAGGACGCTGTCAGTCCTTTCAGCTTCAGCCTGCTCAAGAACTGCGGCATCGCAGCAGCCAAGACG ATGGATGCATCCTGCACCCTCCAGGCCCCTCCTCCCCATACCTGCTTTGAGCCCTCCTCCTGCCACATCCTGGTTTTCTATGCTGTTTTGGTGCAAGTACAACTGTCGTAG
- the ANKRD52 gene encoding serine/threonine-protein phosphatase 6 regulatory ankyrin repeat subunit C isoform X1 encodes MGILSITDQPPLVQAIFSRDVEEVRSLLSQKENINVLDQERRTPLHAAAYVGDVPILQLLLMSGANVNAKDTLWLTPLHRAAASRNEKVLGLLLAHSADVNARDKLWQTPLHVAAANRATKCAEALAPLLSSLNVADRSGRSALHHAVHSGHLETVNLLLSKGASLNVCDKKERQPLHWAAFLGHLEVLKLLVARGADLGCKDRKGYGLLHTAAASGQIEVVKYLLRMGAEIDEPNAFGNTALHIACYLGQDAVAIELVNAGANVNQPNDKGFTPLHVAAVSTNGALCLELLVNNGADVNYQSKEGKSPLHMAAIHGRFTRSQILIQNGSEIDCADKFGNTPLHVAARYGHELLISTLMTNGADTARRGIHDMFPLHLAVLFGFSDCCRKLLSSGQLYSIVSSLSNEHVLSAGFDINTPDNLGRTCLHAAASGGNVECLNLLLSSGADLRRRDKFGRTPLHYAAANGSYQCAVTLVTAGAGVNEADCKGCSPLHYAAASDTYRRAEPHSPSSHDAEEDEPLKESRRKEAFFCLEFLLDNGADPSLRDRQGYTAVHYAAAYGNRQNLELLLEMSFNCLEDVESTIPVSPLHLAAYNGHCEALKTLAETLVNLDVRDHKGRTALFLATERGSTECVEVLTAHGASALIKERKRKWTPLHAAAASGHTDSLHLLIDSGERADITDVMDAYGQTPLMLAIMNGHVDCVHLLLEKGSTADAADLRGRTALHRGAVTGCEDCLAALLDHDAFVLCRDFKGRTPIHLASACGHTAVLRTLLQAALSTDPLDTGVDYSGYSPMHWASYTGHEDCLELLLEHSPFSYLEGNPFTPLHCAVINNQDSTTEMLLGALGAKIVNSRDAKGRTPLHAAAFADNVSGLRMLLQHQAEVNATDHTGRTALMTAAENGQTAAVEFLLYQGKADLTVLDENKNTALHLACSKGHEKCALMILAETQDLGLINATNSALQMPLHIAARNGLASVVQALLSRGATVLAVDEEGHTPALACAPNKDVADCLALILSTMKPFPPKDAVSPFSFSLLKNCGIAAAKTMDASCTLQAPPPHTCFEPSSCHILVFYAVLVQVQLS; translated from the exons AAGGTGCTGGGACTGCTGCTGGCACATTCAGCAGATGTGAATGCCCGGGACAAGTTGTGGCAGACACCGTTGCATGTGGCTGCCGCCAACCGGGCCACCAAGTGTGCTGAGGCTCTGGCACCATTATTGAGCAGCCTCAACGTGGCTGACAGGAGCGGGCGCAGTGCCCTGCACCACGCAGTGCATAGTGGGCATCTGGAG ACGGTGAACCTGCTTCTCAGTAAGGGAGCCAGCCTGAATGTCTGTGACAAAAAGGAGCGGCAGCCTCTGCACTGGGCGGCTTTTCTCG GGCATTTGGAGGTCCTGAAACTGCTGGTGGCACGGGGAGCAGACCTTGGCTGCAAGGACCGCAAGGGCTATGGGCTGCTCCATACAGCTGCTGCCAGTGGCCAGATTGAAGTGGTGAAGTACCTGCTACGGATGGGGGCTGAG ATTGATGAGCCCAACGCTTTTGGAAACACAGCTTTGCACATCGCCTGCTACCTGGGCCAGGATGCTGTGGCTATCGAGCTGGTGAACGCAGGAGCCAATGTCAACCAGCCAAATGACAAGGGCTTCACACCACTGCATGTGGCTGCGGTCTCCACCAATGGCGCGCTCTGCTTGGAGCTGTTGGTCAATAACGGGGCTGATGTCAACTACCAG AGCAAAGAAGGGAAAAGTCCTCTGCACATGGCTGCCATCCATGGCCGTTTCACCCGCTCCCAGATCCTCATCCAGAATG GCAGCGAGATTGATTGTGCCGACAAATTTGGGAACACGCCACTGCACGTGGCCGCTCGCTACGGACACGAGCTGCTCATCAGCACCCTCATGACCAACGGCGCGGATACCGCCCG gcGTGGCATCCACGACATGTTCCCCTTGCACTTAGCTGTTCTCTTTGGATTCTCTGACTGTTGTCGTAAGCTTCTTTCCTCAG GTCAGCTGTACAGCATTGTATCCTCACTCAGCAATGAGCACGTGCTTTCAGCTGGGTTTGACATCAATACACCTGACAACCTTGGCCGTACCTGTCTTCATGCTGCTGCTTCTGGAGG GAATGTTGAATGTCTTAATTTGCTGTTGAGCAGTGGAGCTGACTTGAGGAGGAGAGACAAATTTGGAAG GACCCCACTGCACTATGCAGCCGCCAATGGCAGCTACCAGTGCGCCGTCACACTGGTGACCGCTGGGGCAGGCGTCAACGAGGCCGACTGTAAAGGCTGCTCTCCCCTCCATTATGCTGCCGCCTCTGACACCTACAGGAG GGCGGAGCCCCACTCACCTTCCAGCCACGATGCTGAAGAGGACGAGCCACTGAAGGAGTCCCGCAGGAAGGAGGCCTTCTT CTGTTTGGAATTCTTACTGGATAACGGTGCAGACCCCTCCCTGCGGGACAGGCAGGGCTACACAGCCGTGCACTATGCAGCCGCCTATGGCAATAGACAGAACCTCGAACTG CTCTTAGAAATGTCCTTTAACTGCCTGGAGGATGTAGAGAGCACCATTCCAGTCAGCCCTTTGCACTTAGCT GCCTACAACGGTCACTGTGAAGCCCTGAAGACACTGGCCGAGACGCTGGTGAATCTGGATGTAAGGGACCACAAGGGCCGGACCGCGCTCTTCCTGGCCACTGAGCGAGGCTCCACTGAGTGTGTGGAGGTGCTAACGGCCCATGGCGCCTCTGCCCTCATCAAGGAGCGCAAGCGCAAGTGGACACCCCTGCACGCTGCTG CTGCCTCTGGCCACACTGATTCCCTGCACTTGCTGATCGACAGTGGGGAAAGAGCTGACATCACGGATGTCATGGATGCCTATGGACA AACCCCACTGATGCTGGCCATCATGAATGGCCACGTGGACTGTGTACATCTGCTGCTAGAGAAAGGATCCACAGCTGATGCTGCTGACCTCCGGGGCCGCACTGCCCTCCACCGTGGG GCAGTGACTGGCTGTGAGGACTGCCTGGCTGCCCTGCTGGACCACGATGCGTTTGTGCTGTGCCGAGACTTCAAGGGCCGCACACCCATTCATCTGGCCTCGGCCTGTGGCCACACTGCAGTACTGCGGACCCTGCTGCAGGCTGCCCTTTCCACAGACCCCCTGGATACCGGGGTGGATTACAGCGGATACTCGCCCATGCACTGGGCCTCCTACACTG GACATGAAGATTGTCTGGAGTTGTTACTTGAACACAGCCCGTTTTCATACCTGGAAGGAAACCCCTTCACTCCTTTGCACTGTGCAGT aATTAATAACCAGGACAGCACCACAGAGATGCTGCTGGGAGCTCTGGGTGCCAAGATTGTGAACAGCCGAGATGCCAAAGGACG GACCCCTCTTCACGCCGCTGCCTTCGCGGACAACGTCTCTGGGCTCCGGATGCTGCTGCAGCATCAAGCCGAGGTGAACGCCACTGACCACACTGGCCGCACTGCGCTCATGACGGCGGCTGAGAATGGGCAGACCGCTGCTGTGG aatttctgctgtaTCAAGGGAAGGCAGACCTTACTGTGCTGGATGAGAACAAGAACACTGCCCTCCACTTGGCCTGTAGCAAG GGCCACGAGAAATGTGCCCTCATGATCCTGGCAGAAACCCAAGACCTTGGCCTTATCAATGCTACCAACAGTGCGCTGCAGAT GCCCCTACACATTGCCGCCCGGAATGGTCTAGCTTCTGTGGTGCAGGCCCTGCTGAGTCGTGGGGCCACAGTGCTGGCTGTGGATGAAGAAG GTCACACCCCGGCATTGGCCTGCGCCCCCAACAAAGATGTGGCAGACTGCCTGGCCTTGATCCTTTCCACCATGAAGCCTTTCCCACCCAAGGACGCTGTCAGTCCTTTCAGCTTCAGCCTGCTCAAGAACTGCGGCATCGCAGCAGCCAAGACG ATGGATGCATCCTGCACCCTCCAGGCCCCTCCTCCCCATACCTGCTTTGAGCCCTCCTCCTGCCACATCCTGGTTTTCTATGCTGTTTTGGTGCAAGTACAACTGTCGTAG
- the SLC39A5 gene encoding zinc transporter ZIP5: MGPPVSHLLAGLCVWVALGWAGGSAPYLGPAEQEQSHYLAQLFGLYGENGTLTAGGLARLLHSLGLGRVQALHLGHHGPPAGRATPPAGDNSTHRPQDPELSVDVWAGLPLHPSGWGDLEETEAPAPPHGPAPSGLGLFHRLLLLDHSLADHLNEDCLNGSQLLVNFGLSPAAPLTPRQFALLCPALLYQIDSRVCIRAPAPTPPGDLLSALVHSVLAVLLLSLPAPLSLLLLRLLGPHLLQPLLGFLGALAVGTLCGDALLHLLPHAQGEQHAGPGGQPEEDLGPGLSVLGGLFLLFVLENMLGLLRRRGLKPRCCRRKRKDLRTPNLDPEDGSGMALRPLQAAPEPGAQGQREQDSQPPAVPAPPGRQGHSHGCQGGGGTNITWMVLLGDGLHNLTDGLAIGAAFSDGFSSGLSTTVAVFCHELPHELGDFAMLLQAGLPFRRLLLLSLVSGVLGLGGAALGVGLSLGPVPLTPWVFGVTAGVFLYVALVDMLPALLRPPEPLPTLNVLLQGLGLLLGGGLMLTIALLEKQLWPLVSDG, from the exons ATGGGGCCCCCAGTGAGTCATCTGCTGGCTGGCCTGTGTGTGTGGGTGGCCTTGGGCTGGGCAGGGGGCTCAGCCCCCTACCTGGGCCCTGCTGAGCAGGAGCAGAGCCATTACCTGGCCCAGCTGTTTGGCCTGTATGGGGAGAATGGGACGCTGACTGCAGGGGGCCTAGCGAGGCTTCTCCACAGCCTGGGGCTAGGCCGAGTTCAGGCCCTTCACCTGGGACACCACGGGCCTCCAGCTGGTCGGGCTACACCCCCAGCTGGAGACAATTCCACGCACAG GCCCCAGGACCCCGAGCTGAGTGTGGACGTCTGGGCAGGGCTGCCTCTGCACCCCTCTGGGTGGGGTGACCTGGAGGAGACCGAGGCCCCAGCACCACCCCATGGGCCAGCCCCATCGGGCCTGGGCCTCTTTCACAGGCTTCTGCTGCTGGACCATTCACTGGCTGACCATCTGAATGAGGAT TGTCTGAACGGCTCCCAGCTGCTGGTCAATTTTGGCTTGAGCCCTGCTGCTCCTCTGACCCCTCGTCAGTTTGCTCTGCTGTGTCCAGCCCTGCTTTATCAGATTGACAGCCGTGTCTGCATCCGGGCCCCAGCTCCAACCCCCCCAGGGGATCTGCTCTCTG CCCTGGTTCATAGCGTCCTGGCAGTCCTGCTGCTCAGCCTGCCTGCTCCCCTCTCCTTGCTGCTGCTGCGGCTCCTGGGACCTCATCTGCTGCAGCCCCTGCTGGGCTTCCTGGGGGCCCTGGCCGTGGGCACTCTTTGTGGGGACGCGCTGCTACACCTGCTGCCACAT GCGCAAGGAGAGCAGCATGCTGGACCTGGCGGGCAGCCAGAGGAGGACCTGGGACCAGGACTGTCGGTGCTTGGCGGTCTCTTTCTGCTCTTCGTCCTGGAGAACATGCTAGGGCTTCTGCGGCGCCGAGGGCTCAAGCCA AGATGCTGCCGGCGAAAAAGAAAGGATCTCAGAACTCCAAACCTGGACCCGGAGGATGGCAGTGGGATGGCGCTTCGGCCCCTGCAGGCAGCTCCAG AGCCAGGGGCTCAGGGCCAGAGGGAGCAGGACAGCCAGCCGCCAGCAGTCCCGGCCCCTCCTGGGCGCCAAGGCCACAGTCATGGATGTCAGGGTGGCGGTGGCACCAATATCACGTGGATGGTCCTCCTGGGGGATGGTCTGCACAACCTCACTGATGGGCTGGCCATAG GCGCTGCCTTCTCTGATGGCTTCTCCAGTGGCCTCAGCACCACCGTAGCAGTCTTCTGCCACGAGCTGCCCCATGAACTGG GTGACTTTGCGATGCTGCTCCAGGCAGGGCTGCCCTTCCGgaggctgctgctgctgagcCTGGTGTCTGGAGTCCTGGGACTGGGGGGtgcagccctgggggtggggctcagTTTGGGCCCTGTCCCCCTCACTCCCTGGGTGTTTGGGGTCACTGCCGGGGTCTTCCTCTACGTGGCCCTTGTGGACATG ctaCCAGCCCTGCTTCGTCCACCTGAGCCCCTCCCTACGCTCAACGTGCTactgcaggggctggggctgctgctggggGGCGGCCTCATGCTCACCATAGCCCTGCTGGAGAAGCAGCTGTGGCCTCTGGTCTCTGATGGCTGA
- the NABP2 gene encoding SOSS complex subunit B1, with product MTTETFVKDIKPGLKNLNLIFIVLETGRVTKTKDGHEVRTCKVADKTGSINISVWDDVGNLIQPGDIIRLTKGYASVFKGCLTLYTGRGGDLQKIGEFCMVYSEVPNFSEPNPEYSAQQAPNKTVQNDSSPTAPQPTTGPPATSPASESQNGNGLSTPPGPGGGPHPPHTPSHPPTPRITRSQPNHTPAGPPGPSSNPVSNGKETRRSSKR from the exons ATGACGACGGAGACCTTCGTGAAGGATATCAAGCCCGGGCTCAAGAACCTGAACCTCATCTTCATTGTGCTGGAAACAG GCCGAGTGACCAAGACAAAGGACGGGCACGAGGTTCGGACCTGCAAAGTGGCAGACAAAACTGGCAGCATCAATATCTCCGTCTGGGACGATGTGGGCAACCTGATCCAGCCTGGGGATATTATCCGGCTCACCAAAGG GTACGCTTCAGTGTTCAAAGGTTGTCTGACATTGTACACTGGCCGTGGGGGTGATCTTCAGAAGATTGGAGA ATTCTGTATGGTTTATTCTGAGGTTCCTAACTTCAGTGAGCCGAATCCAGAATACAGTGCCCAGCAGGCACCCAACAAGACG GTGCAGAACGACAGCAGCCCTACGGCTCCCCAGCCTACCACCGGACCCCCTGCCACCTCTCCAG CCTCTGAGAGCCAGAACGGGAATGGACTGAGCACCCCACCAGGTCCTGGTGGTGGCCCACACCCCCCTcacactccctcccacccccccaccccccgaattACCCGAAGCCAGCCCAACCACACGCCTGCTGGCCCTCCTGGCCCCTCCAGCAACCCTGTCAGTAATGGCAAAGAAACCCGGAGGAGCAGCAAGAGATAG